Proteins encoded within one genomic window of Candidatus Woesearchaeota archaeon:
- a CDS encoding 2Fe-2S iron-sulfur cluster-binding protein, which translates to MDEERKEKESEKSFSIEVNGKKIKTKEELLLNALKVSGFDIPHLCSDDDFKPLANCRLCIVEADGRIVASCNTPIMDGMKIRTDTDEIREARRHNLELILSNHPLDCDYCYKNLHCELQSLAEKITKSTRYNGAKRQYGKDESSSSLSRNMDQCILCGRCIEACEKQGINILNYHLRGFSTIVAPAFNSKIADTPCISCGQCALHCPT; encoded by the coding sequence ATGGATGAAGAAAGAAAGGAAAAGGAAAGCGAAAAATCATTTTCAATAGAAGTTAATGGGAAAAAAATCAAAACAAAAGAGGAACTTTTATTGAATGCCCTGAAAGTGTCGGGCTTTGACATTCCCCATCTGTGCTCTGATGATGATTTCAAGCCCCTTGCAAACTGCAGGCTCTGCATAGTTGAGGCAGACGGAAGGATTGTTGCTTCCTGCAACACCCCTATAATGGATGGAATGAAAATCAGGACAGACACTGACGAGATAAGGGAAGCAAGAAGGCACAATCTTGAATTGATTCTCTCAAACCATCCACTTGACTGCGACTACTGCTACAAGAACCTCCATTGCGAGCTTCAGAGCCTTGCTGAAAAAATAACAAAGAGCACAAGATACAATGGGGCAAAAAGGCAGTATGGAAAGGATGAATCATCATCTTCGCTCTCAAGGAACATGGACCAGTGCATTCTCTGCGGAAGGTGCATTGAGGCGTGCGAAAAGCAGGGGATAAACATTCTCAATTACCATCTGAGGGGATTTTCAACAATTGTTGCCCCTGCATTCAACTCAAAGATTGCAGACACTCCCTGCATATCCTGCGGACAGTGCGCGCTGCACTGCCCGACT